The following proteins are co-located in the Vigna angularis cultivar LongXiaoDou No.4 chromosome 2, ASM1680809v1, whole genome shotgun sequence genome:
- the LOC108329664 gene encoding pentatricopeptide repeat-containing protein At2g41720: MATTATHCLQLAGATVSTHRRTSVSCKKKSDKIAFKETKEGFVDYDRGLHDVSTKISGLRKDNIATRYRVRVAGNRFQKDWTVSEVADLVLSLDLSDDIDGLLNRWIGRFARKNFPYLIKELTQRGSIEHCNRVFRWMKLQRNYCARNDIYNMMIRLHARHNRTDHARGLFFEMQEWRCKPDVETYNALINAHGRAGQWRWALNIMDDMLRAAIPPSRYTYNNLINACGSSGNWKEALSVCKKMTDNGVGPDLVTHNIILSAFKSGAQYLKALSYFELMKGTHIRPDTTTLNIVIHCLVKLQQYDKAIDIFSSMREKKSECTPDVVTFTSIIHLYSVCGQVENCEAAFNMMLAEGLKPNIVSYNSLIGAYAACGMDNEALLVFNEIKRNGFRPDVVSYTSLLNAYGRSQKPQKAREIFDMMKRNKLKPNLVSYNSLIDAYGSSGFLTDAIEVLREMEEDGIQPNVVSICILLAACGRCSRKVKIDTVLTAAKMRGIKLNTIAYNSAIGSYMNVGEYDKAIDLYKSMTKKKIKTDTVTYTVLISGCCKMSKYGEALSFMEEMMHLKLPLSKEVYSSVICAYSKQGQIEEAESTFDLMKSSGCYPDVVTYTSMLDAYNAAGNWEKAYALFDEMEASDIKLDTIACAALMRSFNKGGQPGRVLSLAQSMREKEIPFTDTIFFEMVSACSILQDWRTAVDMIKYIEPSLPLISSGCLNQLLHALGKSGKIETMLKLFFKMLASGIDVNLNTYSILLKNLLSSGNWRKYLEVLQWMEDAGIHPSNEMFHDISSFSQKCCGHENAAVIKERLESLKRKSEDQISSSRPGETPVLS; the protein is encoded by the exons ATGGCCACCACCGCAACTCACTGTCTCCAACTCGCCGGCGCCACCGTGTCCACTCACCGAAGAACTTCCGTTTCCTGCAAGAAGAAATCGGATAAGATTGCATTCAAGGAAACGAAAGAAGGCTTCGTCGACTACGACCGAGGCCTGCACGACGTCTCCACCAAAATCTCCGGCCTCCGCAAGGACAACATCGCCACCCGCTACCGCGTCCGCGTCGCCGGAAACCGCTTCCAGAAGGACTGGACAGTTTCCGAGGTCGCCGACCTCGTCCTCTCACTCGACCTCTCCGACGACATCGATGGCCTACTCAACCGTTGGATAGGCCGCTTCGCACGCAAGAATTTCCCCTACCTCATTAAG GAGTTGACGCAGCGAGGGTCCATTGAACATTGTAATCGCGTGTTCAGGTGGATGAAGTTACAGAGGAACTACTGTGCGCGTAATGATATATACAACATGATGATTAGGTTGCACGCTCGTCACAACCGAACGGACCATGCGCGTGGATTGTTTTTTGAGATGCAGGAATGGAG GTGTAAACCGGATGTTGAGACTTACAATGCTCTTATCAACGCACATGGTCGAGCTGGACAGTGGCGTTGGGCTTTGAATATCATGGATGACATGCTGCGTGCAGCT ATACCGCCGAGTAGGTATACTTATAACAACTTGATAAATGCTTGTGGATCTAGTGGGAATTGGAAAGAAGCACTCAGCGTTTGCAAGAAAATGACAGACAACGGTGTTGGGCCCGATCTTGTTACTCATAATATTATTCTGTCTGCATTTAAAAGCGGTGCTCAGTATTTGAAAGCTCTGTCATATTTTGAACTAATGAAGGGAACTCATATTCGTCCTGACACAACCACACTTAATATTGTTATCCATTGTCTAGTAAAGCTTCAACAATATGACAAAGCTATAGATATTTTTAGTTCCATGAGGGAGAAGAAATCAGAATGTACCCCTGATGTTGTTACATTCACAAGTATCATTCACTTGTATTCTGTGTGTGGGCAAGTTGAAAATTGTGAAGCTGCATTTAATATGATGCTTGCAGAAGGGCTGAAACCTAATATAGTCTCATATAATTCACTGATAGGTGCATATGCTGCTTGTGGGATGGACAATGAGGCACTTTTGGTTTTCAAtgagataaaaagaaatggtTTCCGCCCTGATGTTGTATCGTATACGTCTCTCCTTAATGCTTATGGAAGGTCACAAAAACCCCAAAAAGCAAGGGAAATATTTGATATGATGAAGAGAAACAAGTTGAAGCCAAACCTTGTCAGTTACAATTCACTTATTGATGCCTACGGATCTAGTGGTTTTCTGACAGATGCAATTGAAGTCTTGcgagaaatggaagaagatggaATTCAACCAAATGTTGTTTCAATATGCATACTCTTGGCTGCATGTGGACGATGCAGTCGGAAGGTGAAGATTGACACAGTCCTAACAGCTGCTAAGATGAGAGGAATTAAGTTAAACACCATTGCATATAATTCAGCTATAGGAAGCTATATGAATGTAGGGGAATATGACAAAGCTATAGACTTGTACAAATCTATGaccaagaaaaaaattaaaactgataCTGTTACCTACACTGTGTTGATTAGTGGTTGTTGTAAGATGTCAAAATATGGTGAAGCCCTATCTTTTATGGAAGAAATGATGCATCTAAAACTTCCTTTGTCCAAAGAGGTCTACTCTTCTGTCATATGTGCCTATAGCAAACAG GGCCAAATTGAAGAAGCAGAGTCTACATTTGACTTGATGAAATCATCTGGTTGTTACCCTGATGTGGTTACATACACCTCCATGCTTGATGCTTACAATGCAGCtg GGAATTGGGAGAAAGCTTATGCACTCTTTGATGAAATGGAAGCAAGTGACATCAAGCTAGATACCATTGCCTGTGCAGCCCTAATGAGATCTTTTAATAAAGGTGGTCAACCGGGAAGGGTTCTTAGTCTAGCACAAAgcatgagagaaaaagaaattccTTTCACTGATACCATATTTTTTGAAATGGTATCTGCCTGTAGCAT ATTACAAGATTGGAGGACAGCTGTTGACATGATCAAGTACATAGAGCCCTCACTTCCTCTAATTTCATCCGGATGTTTGAATCAGTTGCTGCATGCTTTAGGAAAAAGTGGAAAGATTGAAACTATGTTGAAG TTATTCTTCAAAATGTTGGCGTCAGGTATTGATGTTAACTTAAAcacttactctattttattgaaGAACCTTTTATCATCTGGAAATTGGAGGAAGTATTTAGAG GTATTGCAATGGATGGAGGACGCAGGCATTCATCCATCAAATGAAATGTTCCATGATATATCTTCGTTTTCACAAAAATGCTGTGGGCACGAAAATGCTGCTGTTATAAAAGAAAGACTTG AATCCTTGAAAAGAAAATCTGAGGATCAAATTTCTTCCAGCCGACCAGGTGAAACTCCGGTTCTTAGTTGA
- the LOC108327875 gene encoding uncharacterized protein LOC108327875 translates to MTVTKPNMNNNSNNNNSSGIGMGMLLVLFSQDNKSSITDKPKLTLLSPSKTLLSKAQSTISICLLLFFTTLLLFTLSTFPNTSLTTKPTSHALSHTLHTPFALQRMGTLHRRGTKSMSDLLISHVPDDTPLDDFRLFLRLLHRSYLTASSDVVFLFPSPSSSSKFTPIISQENHAFSTLLHLHARLNSTRLRQLPKSSFHPNRFRQHQQQQKEPLWGPKTKTNLTASSLGYGSVLSFHASELDPENSLAGFLDRVPLSLRRWACYPMLLGRVRRTFKHVILADVKTLLILKDPFARLKTPGPNSVLVFSKQEKHGKKTQRVVLSSVIIGGARGVRRLSGAMAVEIVRAATQHRKRKNPVTEYAILSQLVGGSGFVLKNKNVDLVASSETIPEAGGSSPTSFWDFAMVQRGVSNYDLNYVIRRQMCSSVLDSSVYRDC, encoded by the coding sequence ATGACAGTTACAAAACCAAACATgaacaacaacagcaacaacaacaatagcAGTGGCATAGGTATGGGTATGCTTCTGGTGTTGTTCTCCCAAGACAACAAATCGAGCATCACCGACAAACCCAAACTCACTCTGCTTTCCCCTTCCAAAACCCTCTTATCAAAAGCACAATCAACCATCTCCATTtgccttcttcttttcttcaccacGCTCCTCCTCTTCACTCTCTCCACCTTCCCCAACACTTCCCTCACCACAAAACCCACTTCACACGCCCTTTCACACACCCTTCACACACCCTTCGCGCTCCAACGCATGGGCACGCTCCACCGAAGAGGCACCAAATCCATGTCCGACCTTCTCATCTCCCACGTCCCCGACGACACTCCACTCGACGACTTCCGCCTCTTCCTCCGCCTCCTCCACCGCTCCTACCTCACCGCCTCTTCCGACGTCGTTTTCCTCTTCCCCTCCCCTTCCTCCTCCTCCAAATTCACCCCCATTATCTCCCAAGAGAACCACGCCTTCTCCACTCTGCTCCATCTCCACGCGCGCCTCAACTCCACGCGCTTGCGCCAGCTCCCCAAGTCCTCATTCCACCCCAATCGCTTCAGACAACATCAGCAGCAACAAAAGGAACCTCTTTGGGGTCCCAAGACAAAAACCAACTTAACCGCTTCCTCGCTCGGTTACGGATCGGTCCTCAGTTTCCACGCCTCCGAGCTTGACCCGGAGAACTCGCTCGCCGGCTTCCTCGACCGCGTTCCTCTCTCTCTCCGCCGCTGGGCCTGCTACCCCATGCTCCTCGGCCGCGTCAGACGCACCTTCAAACACGTGATCCTCGCCGACGTCAAAACCCTTTTGATTCTCAAAGACCCATTCGCCCGACTCAAAACTCCCGGCCCCAACTCGGTCCTTGTATTCTCCAAACAAGAAAAACACGGCAAGAAAACGCAGCGGGTTGTTCTGTCCTCCGTTATAATAGGCGGCGCTCGCGGCGTGCGGCGGCTCTCCGGCGCCATGGCGGTGGAGATAGTCCGCGCGGCCACGCAGCACAGGAAGAGGAAAAACCCCGTGACCGAGTACGCCATACTGAGTCAACTCGTCGGCGGGAGCGGGTTCGTTTTGAAGAATAAGAATGTTGATTTGGTCGCTTCGTCGGAGACCATACCCGAGGCCGGTGGTTCTTCCCCGACGTCGTTTTGGGACTTCGCGATGGTCCAACGCGGTGTGAGTAATTACGATCTTAATTATGTCATCAGAAGACAAATGTGTTCCTCTGTGTTGGATTCTTCTGTCTATAGAGATTGTTAA